A genomic stretch from Longibacter salinarum includes:
- a CDS encoding DUF423 domain-containing protein, producing MSRLFLVIGALAAGIAVAAGAFGAHGLESRVTPDRLETFKTGVAYQMYHALALLAVAWASAQFSAPAVSYAGYCFIAGMVIFSGSLYILVLTDTSWLGAITPIGGVAFIAGWLLLAWGIWSSP from the coding sequence ATGAGTCGACTGTTTCTCGTGATCGGAGCCCTGGCGGCCGGTATCGCCGTCGCCGCCGGGGCGTTCGGTGCTCACGGTCTCGAAAGCCGTGTGACACCGGATCGTCTTGAGACGTTCAAGACAGGCGTCGCGTACCAGATGTATCACGCCCTGGCCCTGCTCGCCGTCGCCTGGGCATCCGCGCAGTTTTCGGCCCCCGCCGTGTCGTACGCCGGCTACTGCTTCATCGCCGGAATGGTCATCTTCAGCGGAAGCCTCTACATCCTCGTCCTCACGGATACGTCCTGGCTCGGCGCCATCACGCCGATCGGTGGCGTGGCCTTTATCGCGGGATGGCTGCTTCTCGCCTGGGGCATCTGGTCGAGCCCTTGA